In Haliotis asinina isolate JCU_RB_2024 chromosome 16, JCU_Hal_asi_v2, whole genome shotgun sequence, the following are encoded in one genomic region:
- the LOC137268888 gene encoding transmembrane protein 163a-like isoform X3, whose translation MCDDNSGEADVVELHPMQLASSSNSAASHATYSEEDYLTKDRQHRVSYNTATRLRVAAIVVSWASVIFALSTGIIAIVFSTLEGSQSLFGYGLDALLDGISSMVVLWRFYGSDRSVYSAKRERVACIVISVLFLVAATCLIGKSANALAMEVKETSSDILYGLAICNALVSFALAMIKVILGYKLESKTLITDSVITFTGSAVSFGTICSLLAMENTDKYWYLDPVVGVLCGAFLLAWGIKLLVEMACCYRGATTES comes from the exons ATGTGTGATGACAACAGCGGCGAG GCTGACGTTGTTGAACTCCATCCGATGCAGCTGGCATCATCCTCCAACTCGGCTGCATCACACGCAACGTACAGTGAGGAAG ATTACCTGACCAAAGACCGCCAACACCGGGTGTCCTACAACACTGCCACCAGACTCCGTGTTGCTGCTATTGTTGTCTCCTGGGCTTCCGTTATCTTCGCTCTGTCCACGGGAATCATTGctatag TGTTCAGTACTCTTGAAGGGAGTCAGTCTCTGTTTGGATATGGG TTGGATGCTCTTTTGGACGGGATTTCCTCCATGGTCGTCCTATGGAGGTTTTACGGTAGTGACCGATCCGTATATTCAGCGAAACGAGAACGGGT TGCTTGTATCGTCATATCAGTCCTGTTTCTGGTAGCAGCCACATGTTTGATCGGCAAATCTGCCAATGCCCTTGCCATGGAGGTGAAGGAAACCAGTAGCGACATCTTGTACGGCCTGGCGATCTGTAACGCCCTTGTCTCCTTCGCTCTCGCCATGATCAAGGTCATCCTGGGGTACAAGCTGGAAAGCAAGACTTTAATTACCGACA GTGTGATAACGTTCACTGGCTCTGCTGTGAGTTTCGGCACCATATGTAGCCTGTTGGCTATGGAGAACACCGACAAATACTGGTACTTGGATCCTGTGGTGGGAGTGCTGTGCGGAGCTTTCTTGTTGGCGTGGGGAATCAA ACTGCTGGTTGAGATGGCGTGTTGCTACAGGGGAGCTACTACGGAGTCTTGA
- the LOC137268888 gene encoding transmembrane protein 163a-like isoform X4, translated as MADVVELHPMQLASSSNSAASHATYSEEDYLTKDRQHRVSYNTATRLRVAAIVVSWASVIFALSTGIIAIVFSTLEGSQSLFGYGLDALLDGISSMVVLWRFYGSDRSVYSAKRERVACIVISVLFLVAATCLIGKSANALAMEVKETSSDILYGLAICNALVSFALAMIKVILGYKLESKTLITDSVITFTGSAVSFGTICSLLAMENTDKYWYLDPVVGVLCGAFLLAWGIKLLVEMACCYRGATTES; from the exons ATG GCTGACGTTGTTGAACTCCATCCGATGCAGCTGGCATCATCCTCCAACTCGGCTGCATCACACGCAACGTACAGTGAGGAAG ATTACCTGACCAAAGACCGCCAACACCGGGTGTCCTACAACACTGCCACCAGACTCCGTGTTGCTGCTATTGTTGTCTCCTGGGCTTCCGTTATCTTCGCTCTGTCCACGGGAATCATTGctatag TGTTCAGTACTCTTGAAGGGAGTCAGTCTCTGTTTGGATATGGG TTGGATGCTCTTTTGGACGGGATTTCCTCCATGGTCGTCCTATGGAGGTTTTACGGTAGTGACCGATCCGTATATTCAGCGAAACGAGAACGGGT TGCTTGTATCGTCATATCAGTCCTGTTTCTGGTAGCAGCCACATGTTTGATCGGCAAATCTGCCAATGCCCTTGCCATGGAGGTGAAGGAAACCAGTAGCGACATCTTGTACGGCCTGGCGATCTGTAACGCCCTTGTCTCCTTCGCTCTCGCCATGATCAAGGTCATCCTGGGGTACAAGCTGGAAAGCAAGACTTTAATTACCGACA GTGTGATAACGTTCACTGGCTCTGCTGTGAGTTTCGGCACCATATGTAGCCTGTTGGCTATGGAGAACACCGACAAATACTGGTACTTGGATCCTGTGGTGGGAGTGCTGTGCGGAGCTTTCTTGTTGGCGTGGGGAATCAA ACTGCTGGTTGAGATGGCGTGTTGCTACAGGGGAGCTACTACGGAGTCTTGA
- the LOC137268888 gene encoding transmembrane protein 163a-like isoform X2, whose translation MEVVLGPEVIQFYINETLQYAKKADVVELHPMQLASSSNSAASHATYSEEDYLTKDRQHRVSYNTATRLRVAAIVVSWASVIFALSTGIIAIVFSTLEGSQSLFGYGLDALLDGISSMVVLWRFYGSDRSVYSAKRERVACIVISVLFLVAATCLIGKSANALAMEVKETSSDILYGLAICNALVSFALAMIKVILGYKLESKTLITDSVITFTGSAVSFGTICSLLAMENTDKYWYLDPVVGVLCGAFLLAWGIKLLVEMACCYRGATTES comes from the exons ATGGAGGTTGTTCTTGGGCCCGAAGTCATACAGTTTTACATCAATGAAACTTTGCAATATGCTAAAAAG GCTGACGTTGTTGAACTCCATCCGATGCAGCTGGCATCATCCTCCAACTCGGCTGCATCACACGCAACGTACAGTGAGGAAG ATTACCTGACCAAAGACCGCCAACACCGGGTGTCCTACAACACTGCCACCAGACTCCGTGTTGCTGCTATTGTTGTCTCCTGGGCTTCCGTTATCTTCGCTCTGTCCACGGGAATCATTGctatag TGTTCAGTACTCTTGAAGGGAGTCAGTCTCTGTTTGGATATGGG TTGGATGCTCTTTTGGACGGGATTTCCTCCATGGTCGTCCTATGGAGGTTTTACGGTAGTGACCGATCCGTATATTCAGCGAAACGAGAACGGGT TGCTTGTATCGTCATATCAGTCCTGTTTCTGGTAGCAGCCACATGTTTGATCGGCAAATCTGCCAATGCCCTTGCCATGGAGGTGAAGGAAACCAGTAGCGACATCTTGTACGGCCTGGCGATCTGTAACGCCCTTGTCTCCTTCGCTCTCGCCATGATCAAGGTCATCCTGGGGTACAAGCTGGAAAGCAAGACTTTAATTACCGACA GTGTGATAACGTTCACTGGCTCTGCTGTGAGTTTCGGCACCATATGTAGCCTGTTGGCTATGGAGAACACCGACAAATACTGGTACTTGGATCCTGTGGTGGGAGTGCTGTGCGGAGCTTTCTTGTTGGCGTGGGGAATCAA ACTGCTGGTTGAGATGGCGTGTTGCTACAGGGGAGCTACTACGGAGTCTTGA
- the LOC137268888 gene encoding transmembrane protein 163a-like isoform X5: MQLASSSNSAASHATYSEEDYLTKDRQHRVSYNTATRLRVAAIVVSWASVIFALSTGIIAIVFSTLEGSQSLFGYGLDALLDGISSMVVLWRFYGSDRSVYSAKRERVACIVISVLFLVAATCLIGKSANALAMEVKETSSDILYGLAICNALVSFALAMIKVILGYKLESKTLITDSVITFTGSAVSFGTICSLLAMENTDKYWYLDPVVGVLCGAFLLAWGIKLLVEMACCYRGATTES, encoded by the exons ATGCAGCTGGCATCATCCTCCAACTCGGCTGCATCACACGCAACGTACAGTGAGGAAG ATTACCTGACCAAAGACCGCCAACACCGGGTGTCCTACAACACTGCCACCAGACTCCGTGTTGCTGCTATTGTTGTCTCCTGGGCTTCCGTTATCTTCGCTCTGTCCACGGGAATCATTGctatag TGTTCAGTACTCTTGAAGGGAGTCAGTCTCTGTTTGGATATGGG TTGGATGCTCTTTTGGACGGGATTTCCTCCATGGTCGTCCTATGGAGGTTTTACGGTAGTGACCGATCCGTATATTCAGCGAAACGAGAACGGGT TGCTTGTATCGTCATATCAGTCCTGTTTCTGGTAGCAGCCACATGTTTGATCGGCAAATCTGCCAATGCCCTTGCCATGGAGGTGAAGGAAACCAGTAGCGACATCTTGTACGGCCTGGCGATCTGTAACGCCCTTGTCTCCTTCGCTCTCGCCATGATCAAGGTCATCCTGGGGTACAAGCTGGAAAGCAAGACTTTAATTACCGACA GTGTGATAACGTTCACTGGCTCTGCTGTGAGTTTCGGCACCATATGTAGCCTGTTGGCTATGGAGAACACCGACAAATACTGGTACTTGGATCCTGTGGTGGGAGTGCTGTGCGGAGCTTTCTTGTTGGCGTGGGGAATCAA ACTGCTGGTTGAGATGGCGTGTTGCTACAGGGGAGCTACTACGGAGTCTTGA